The sequence TTATTGCAAAATAAAAAAAGGTAAGAGTGAACAACCTCAGGAGAGAAAACTTGAAAATTTTTATGGGCAAGCCCCTTGGAGCGTTTTTATAAAATCAAATACTTTAGGACATGGAAGTGACGAACTTGGCAAGAATCTTATAAATGCCTTTTTTGATGCCATTTTATATTTTGAAGACCACCCAAAGGTTATTGCTTTTATGAATTCTGGCGTTTTTCTAACTCTGCAAGATTCTGAATGCTTAAAAGAAATTAAAATGCTTGAGGAGAAGGGTTCAAAAATACTAGTTTGTGGAACCTGCCTAAATTTTTTTAACGTTAAGGAGAAGCTCGCAGTTGGCAAAGTTTCTAATATGTTTTCTATCTTAGAATCCCTTAAAGGAACTTATATAATAGAACCTTAAAATTCTAAGAAGTTTCTTCTTGATATTTTATTTGTCTAATTTCACGCATATTTTTATCTATCATTTCCATTATCTTTTTTGAAGATCTTGAAGAATCCTCAGCTAACTTTCTAACCTCTTTTGCAACTACCGCAAACGTCCTACCAGCTTCTCCTGCTCTAGCCGCTTCAATACTGGCATTCAAAGAAAGTATATTTGTCCTGCCTGCAATGCTTTCCACAACCTTCACGGCCTCTGATACCTGTTCTTGAGTTTTAATTATGTGTTCAAGTTGTTCTGAGAAATAGTTGTCAATAATTAATTGGATGTCGAGTATAATCCTTTTAACAAAAGCACTAAAGGATTTTGCGAATTCAGATTCATCCTTTTCTACTTCGTGGACTATAGAAGAGATTTCCTCAAAATAAAGTCTATAAGCTCCTAAATACCACGAAGGATAAAGTCCTATTAATTGGTGTTTTTTGCCAACAAAGAGCCTTCTTTGAAAGTACTCTTCATCTATTACAGGACTTGTAAGAGAGATAAAGTAATCCCTCATAGTTTTACTTAATCTTTCTAATGTAGAATTTTTATCAATTATTTCTTTAAGGTTTGAAAAGCTAGTAATGTGATCGTAAAACCTTTTCACAAAGCTATCTGCCTTCTTTTCAAAATAAGGCCTAAACTTTGCCATCCTTTGTAAATCTTCGATAGTAAGACCTAAATAACGAAATCTCTGCTGATATTTTGAATCATTAGTTAAGTTTTCTTCCATCCCGCACCACCTATTT comes from Thermodesulfobium acidiphilum and encodes:
- the yedF gene encoding sulfurtransferase-like selenium metabolism protein YedF — encoded protein: MFELDCRGMVCPKPVVLTKQALKEHDEIIVIVDNKTSRDNLNNLAKDKNMHFEVEEKNNLYYCKIKKGKSEQPQERKLENFYGQAPWSVFIKSNTLGHGSDELGKNLINAFFDAILYFEDHPKVIAFMNSGVFLTLQDSECLKEIKMLEEKGSKILVCGTCLNFFNVKEKLAVGKVSNMFSILESLKGTYIIEP
- a CDS encoding globin-coupled sensor protein — encoded protein: MEENLTNDSKYQQRFRYLGLTIEDLQRMAKFRPYFEKKADSFVKRFYDHITSFSNLKEIIDKNSTLERLSKTMRDYFISLTSPVIDEEYFQRRLFVGKKHQLIGLYPSWYLGAYRLYFEEISSIVHEVEKDESEFAKSFSAFVKRIILDIQLIIDNYFSEQLEHIIKTQEQVSEAVKVVESIAGRTNILSLNASIEAARAGEAGRTFAVVAKEVRKLAEDSSRSSKKIMEMIDKNMREIRQIKYQEETS